A single region of the Neodiprion pinetum isolate iyNeoPine1 chromosome 5, iyNeoPine1.2, whole genome shotgun sequence genome encodes:
- the LOC124219532 gene encoding uncharacterized protein, producing the protein MPRVSSSTGLVAARIRPVSRPRKKQIDLSGCTKPAPLVLRPFSGLFNPYPYGCSVLCNHPADGEAKDVVRRAKDCWATEGKALLLPAEMELIRATLLAGGRSQSGNRRISRGIADHAAPDATAVPEELFRHYAETDSRPLTPTPTLASGPALCVTSPDPPAVHPRERTTLVLDLRANSQEQDIETLSWHALSLEPLPSPRRTEVFVPRPTLLLPLNPSTSVPAAPPPTVNVSNASTPKNTAGEGSDSESDEPSMRRRGKRLRKRKCRRGSTYGQQNEVRDPPEPLETQVSQVEIGLGDNSARPPVADGTILSHSSKEPIASPPYRIFPESFIDADILKHLGRQLDRDTVEGEFSAKRRIALEEALRVKSSESRSGKEVKQETGPSASSLNVPRVFSRQSSRFELPLDSRALAEMSPLDYLGRHVFVTPGRKLIFRRAFNRYFEEDSTGTRRMLPDKIQVGLEEVMGRSFTEDQSFKFASTVGPVQIPVDFRTWCGICAAAERLLVPLPPRDADPPTWIERVDLEGLERRLRSVKADSKLALLLTEIRDR; encoded by the exons ATGCCACGTGTCTCGAGCTCCACGGGCCTTGTTGCTGCGCGAATTCGGCCTGTCTCTAGGCCGAGGAAAAAG CAAATTGATCTCTCTGGATGCACGAAACCGGCTCCGTTAGTTCTTCGGCCATTCTCGGGTCTGTTCAATCCGTATCCCTACGGATGTTCTGTACTGTGCAATCATCCTGCGGACGGGGAGGCCAAGGATGTCGTGCGCCGTGCGAAGGATTGCTGG GCTACAGAGGGCAAGGCACTGCTTCTCCCCGCGGAGATGGAACTCATCCGAGCTACTCTGCTGGCCGGAGGTCGATCGCAAAGCGGAAACCGCCGCATCTCGCGTGGTATTGCCGATCATGCGGCACCCGATGCGACGGCCGTCCCCGAAGAACTCTTCCGGCACTACGCCGAGACCGATTCCCGGCCGTTGACTCCGACACCGACTCTCGCCAGTGGTCCAGCACTCTGCGTTACCTCGCCTGATCCCCCCGCGGTTCATCCCCGCGAGCGTACCACCCTTGTCCTCGACCTTAGGGCAAACTCTCAGGAGCAG GATATAGAGACCCTGAGTTGGCACGCGCTGAGTCTAGAGCCGTTACCGAGTCCACGGAGAACCGAGGTCTTCGTCCCAAGGCCGACGCTGTTGTTGCCACTGAACCCATCGACTTCGGTCCCAGCGGCGCCGCCGCCGACGGTCAATGTCAGCAACGCG AGTACGCCGAAGAATACCGCGGGTGAAGGTTCGGACAGCGAAAGTGACGAGCCGTCTATGCGGAGGCGCGGAAAACGCTTACGTAAACGGAAATGCCGGCGCGGATCAACGTACGGCCAACAAAATGAAGTCAGAGATCCTCCCGAGCCCCTCGAAACACAGGTCTCACAGGTTGAGATTGGCCTCGGAGACAACTC aGCCAGACCTCCCGTCGCCGACGGCACGATTTTGTCACACTCGAGTAAAGAGCCGATCGCATCGCCACCGTATCGCATTTTTCCGGAGAGTTTCATAGATGCCGATATTCTGAAACATTTGGGAAGGCAATTAGACCGCGACACGGTCGAAGGAGAATTTTCTGCTAAG CGAAGAATCGCGCTAGAAGAGGCTTTGAGAGTAAAATCATCAGAATCCCGAAGCGGAAAAGAAGTTAAGCAAGAAACAGGACCCAGCGCATCGTCACTGAATGTGCCGAGGGTATTTtctcgacaaagttcccgatTTGAACTTCCCCTAGACAGTAGAGCACTGGCCG AAATGTCGCCGTTGGATTACCTCGGCAGACATGTTTTCGTAACCCCTGGAAGGAAGCTAATCTTCAGGCGAGCCTTCAACAGATATTTCGAAGAAGATTCGACCGGAACGAGACGCATGCTCCCGGACAAGATTCAAGTCGGGCTGGAAGAAGTGATGGGGCGATCATTCACTGAGGATCAATCATTCAAGTTTGCAAGCACCGTAGGTCCCGTCCAAATTCCGGTTGACTTCCGGACTTGGTGCGGAATTTGTGCCGCTGCGGAAAGACTCCTTGTCCCCCTTCCACCTCGAGACGCAGACCCGCCGACCTGGATCGAACGTGTCGACCTCGAGGG
- the mRpL50 gene encoding large ribosomal subunit protein mL50 has translation MAALIRHAWQASSSKYSTLLRSALTGGTTDARRDFAAVKKFGKKKKNEKESRFRKTINLATLQAERESLATRGYLRPQKSYSPATDVMERLDKVCHDEGLKIVNETRLDEPIVRYKLFTACGKEFSHAIPNSLLHTVETIADLRKFYLTPVNATVPLDAMRDQNLPENLHIQYEYHRFIPETDTMFGGKTAFPKSSTLVTGLKYKKKYPGHTAKTSWP, from the exons ATGGCGGCGCTCATACGGCATGCTTGGCAAGCGAGTTCTTCCAAATATTCCACACTGCTGAGGAGCGCACTAACG GGTGGCACGACTGATGCTCGCCGTGATTTCGccgcggtgaaaaaatttggcaagaagaaaaaaaatgagaaagaaagcAGATTCCGAAAAACGATTAACCTTGCGACACTGCAGGCCGAACGAGAGTCACTCGCCACCAGAGG TTACTTGCGGCCGCAAAAATCTTACTCACCGGCTACTGACGTCATGGAACGTCTGGACAAAGTTTGCCATGACGaaggtttgaaaattgtaaatgaaacgCGTCTGGACGAACCAATCGTACGTTACAAATTGTTCACAGCGTGCGGAAAAGAATTCAGTCATGCGATTCCGAATTCTCTGTTACACACCGTGGAGACTATTg CTGACCTGCGCAAGTTTTATCTAACCCCTGTAAACGCCACGGTACCCTTGGACGCTATGCGGGACCAAAATTTACCTGAGAATCTACATATTCAGTACGAGTATCATCGGTTTATTCCTG AAACGGATACCATGTTCGGAGGGAAGACCGCTTTTCCGAAGAGCTCTACTCTTGTAACAGGTTTGAAATACAAGAAGAAGTACCCAGGTCATACGGCCAAAACTTCTTGGCCCTGA